From the genome of Deinococcus sp. AJ005, one region includes:
- a CDS encoding MDR family MFS transporter has protein sequence MSIPVSPAVQAHSSLGERDKIMAFVGILTVLFLSSLNLTVVGSAMPRVISDLGGFHLYAWAFTAYSLATTITIPVVGTISDRVGRRPLILLGIAVFALGSVGLGFAQNMEQLIILRAVQGIGGGALMAMSFTAIADLFTPIERGRYQGYTGAVWGVSSVVGPLVGGFLTDHLGWRSVFFVNLPFALLAAYFIWRFFRLPKPVIAPGTGGSFDALGATLLAGSVTTLTLAMSWGGGTYPWISAPILGLLAGALALGMGYAFHSNRQARPILDLHLLKDRGIAIASLAGFLVSAGMYAAILYLPLYMQGVRGSSASGSGLALAPLMGGMILTSTLSGQLVSRTGRYKKLIVAGAFVAAAALVLASTLSLTTPMWLAVGTMILLGIGLGPVNSQLTLAVQNASPREKLGSATSGNQFFRQIGGTLAVSLFGALVNAQLADKLGAQLPAAARTLPAPLQDAIASPNLLTSPEASAQLGGALAKLGQPELLAQITAALRNVMVGAIDEVFLVSAILVALAFVAALLLPERPLLGRQTHTVEVNSVKSAGQGNAQATD, from the coding sequence ATGAGTATCCCAGTCAGTCCAGCCGTCCAGGCCCATTCCAGCCTGGGCGAACGCGACAAGATCATGGCCTTTGTCGGCATCCTGACCGTGCTGTTTCTGTCCAGCCTGAACCTGACGGTGGTGGGCAGCGCCATGCCGCGCGTGATCAGCGACCTGGGCGGTTTTCACCTGTACGCCTGGGCGTTCACGGCGTATTCGCTGGCCACCACCATCACCATTCCGGTAGTGGGCACGATCAGTGACCGGGTGGGCCGCCGCCCGCTGATCCTGCTGGGCATCGCAGTGTTCGCGCTGGGCAGCGTGGGCCTGGGCTTCGCGCAGAACATGGAGCAACTGATCATCCTGCGCGCGGTGCAGGGCATCGGCGGCGGCGCACTGATGGCGATGAGCTTCACCGCGATTGCCGATCTGTTCACCCCGATTGAACGCGGGCGCTACCAGGGGTACACCGGGGCGGTCTGGGGCGTTTCAAGCGTGGTGGGGCCACTGGTGGGCGGCTTCCTGACCGATCATCTGGGCTGGCGCAGCGTGTTCTTCGTCAACTTGCCCTTCGCACTGCTGGCGGCGTACTTTATCTGGCGCTTTTTCCGTCTGCCCAAGCCCGTGATCGCCCCCGGCACGGGCGGCAGCTTTGACGCACTGGGCGCAACGCTGCTGGCCGGTTCGGTCACCACGCTGACGCTGGCGATGTCCTGGGGCGGCGGCACCTACCCCTGGATCAGCGCCCCCATTCTGGGCCTGCTGGCCGGAGCGCTGGCACTGGGCATGGGCTACGCCTTCCACAGCAACCGTCAGGCGCGGCCCATCCTGGACCTGCATCTCCTGAAAGACCGGGGCATCGCCATCGCCTCGTTGGCCGGATTTCTGGTGAGCGCGGGCATGTACGCCGCGATTCTGTACCTGCCGCTGTACATGCAGGGCGTGCGCGGTAGCTCGGCCTCGGGCAGCGGTCTGGCCCTGGCCCCGCTGATGGGCGGCATGATCCTGACCAGCACGCTGTCAGGCCAGCTCGTGAGCCGCACCGGGCGCTACAAGAAACTGATCGTCGCTGGAGCGTTTGTGGCCGCCGCCGCCCTCGTGCTGGCCTCCACCCTGAGCCTGACCACCCCAATGTGGCTGGCGGTGGGCACCATGATCCTGCTGGGCATCGGCCTGGGGCCGGTCAACAGCCAGCTTACCCTGGCCGTGCAGAACGCCTCGCCGCGCGAGAAACTGGGCAGCGCCACCAGCGGCAACCAGTTTTTCCGGCAGATCGGCGGCACGCTGGCGGTCAGTCTGTTCGGGGCGCTGGTCAACGCGCAACTGGCCGACAAGCTGGGCGCACAGCTCCCCGCCGCCGCCAGAACCCTGCCCGCCCCCTTGCAGGACGCCATCGCCAGCCCCAACCTGCTGACCAGCCCGGAAGCCAGTGCACAACTGGGCGGAGCTTTGGCGAAACTCGGACAGCCCGAACTGCTGGCCCAGATCACGGCGGCCCTGAGAAACGTCATGGTGGGCGCGATTGACGAGGTGTTCCTGGTGTCGGCCATTCTGGTAGCACTGGCCTTCGTGGCCGCCCTGCTACTGCCCGAACGCCCACTGCTGGGACGGCAAACGCACACAGTTGAGGTCAATAGCGTGAAGAGCGCAGGCCAGGGGAACGCACAGGCGACGGATTGA
- a CDS encoding MarR family winged helix-turn-helix transcriptional regulator produces MSLPSSPPPATQTDELYDLMRLTLRLSRRFRQALDEPLETALGLNTKELLVLAAIMDGAQTPGRIASKQSLPAPTVTRIVSKLVAAGLVARISNPADLRCFHLHLTPQGEATRARTRETGQTIVVSHFGHLPPQRVQAALNAMQALHDALSAPMPTPEEVHV; encoded by the coding sequence ATGAGTTTACCTTCCTCTCCCCCACCCGCAACGCAGACCGATGAGCTGTATGACCTGATGCGGCTGACGCTGCGGCTGTCGCGCCGCTTCCGGCAGGCGCTGGATGAGCCATTGGAAACCGCACTGGGCCTGAACACCAAGGAACTGCTGGTGCTGGCCGCCATCATGGACGGCGCGCAAACACCAGGACGCATTGCCAGCAAGCAGAGTCTGCCCGCCCCCACGGTGACGCGCATCGTGTCCAAGCTGGTGGCGGCGGGTCTGGTAGCGCGGATCAGTAACCCCGCCGACCTGCGCTGCTTTCACCTGCACCTGACCCCACAGGGCGAGGCCACCCGCGCCCGCACCCGCGAGACCGGGCAGACCATCGTCGTCTCGCACTTCGGCCACCTGCCACCGCAGCGTGTCCAGGCGGCGCTCAATGCCATGCAGGCCCTCCACGACGCCCTGAGCGCCCCCATGCCCACTCCCGAAGAGGTCCACGTATGA
- a CDS encoding NUDIX domain-containing protein produces MTSPFYLIAWLVVQDVSGRVLLGRRDGTSYMNGLWGLPGGRVELGEALMAAAVREAEEEVGLKVELASLKALGVSRFDIDGMQGTDFLFLTRQWDGEPTPLDKTAEVGWFAPDALPDDCLPWLTSVLDAHLKRGAWLTEQLDSVAGVQILSS; encoded by the coding sequence ATGACCTCCCCCTTCTATCTGATCGCCTGGCTTGTCGTGCAAGACGTTTCCGGGCGTGTGCTGCTGGGCCGCCGCGACGGCACGAGCTATATGAATGGCCTGTGGGGACTGCCGGGCGGACGGGTGGAACTCGGCGAGGCGCTGATGGCCGCTGCAGTGCGCGAGGCCGAGGAAGAAGTGGGGTTGAAAGTTGAACTGGCCTCGCTGAAAGCCCTGGGCGTGTCACGCTTTGATATTGACGGCATGCAGGGGACCGATTTCCTGTTCCTGACCCGCCAGTGGGATGGGGAACCAACGCCACTGGACAAGACCGCTGAAGTCGGCTGGTTTGCCCCTGACGCCCTGCCGGACGACTGCCTGCCCTGGCTGACCAGCGTGCTGGACGCCCACCTGAAGCGCGGTGCATGGCTGACCGAGCAACTGGACAGCGTGGCTGGAGTGCAGATTCTTTCCTCCTGA
- the eutC gene encoding ethanolamine ammonia-lyase subunit EutC, which translates to MTNDLTPWASLKEFTDARIALGRAGTSLPTRELLKFNAAHAVARDAVHVAANFEALAETLEGTGEVVLHVHSHAADRAEYLRRPDLGRTLAPESLAELEGQPPSDVVIVVADGLSAGALAHVEPLLAVLLPELRGAGLGVGPIVLARQARVALGDGVALAVGAKLVLVLIGERPGLSSPDSLGAYLTYAPQPLTRDSARNCVSNIRPAGLKVRAAAWRLAHLIRQALHRELSGIALKDEGGEPPGDFAALPRG; encoded by the coding sequence ATGACCAACGATCTGACCCCCTGGGCCTCCCTGAAAGAATTTACCGACGCCCGGATCGCGCTGGGACGGGCGGGAACCTCGCTGCCGACGCGGGAGCTACTGAAGTTCAACGCGGCGCACGCGGTGGCACGGGACGCCGTGCATGTTGCTGCCAATTTTGAAGCGCTGGCCGAGACGCTGGAAGGGACTGGAGAGGTGGTCCTGCACGTCCACAGCCACGCCGCAGACCGTGCTGAATATCTGCGTCGCCCAGACCTGGGACGCACGCTGGCACCTGAATCCTTGGCGGAATTGGAGGGCCAGCCCCCGTCCGATGTCGTGATCGTCGTGGCAGATGGCCTCTCAGCGGGGGCGCTGGCGCATGTGGAACCGTTGCTGGCGGTGCTGCTGCCCGAATTGCGCGGGGCGGGTCTGGGCGTTGGCCCCATCGTCCTGGCACGGCAGGCGCGGGTGGCGCTGGGCGACGGCGTGGCCCTGGCCGTAGGCGCAAAACTCGTCCTCGTCCTGATCGGCGAACGCCCCGGCCTGAGCAGCCCGGACAGCCTGGGAGCGTACCTGACTTACGCCCCACAGCCGCTGACCCGCGATTCGGCCCGCAACTGCGTGTCCAACATCCGCCCGGCGGGGCTAAAGGTGCGGGCGGCGGCGTGGCGGCTGGCGCACCTGATCCGGCAAGCCTTACACCGGGAACTCAGCGGCATTGCACTCAAGGACGAAGGTGGCGAGCCACCAGGGGACTTTGCCGCCTTGCCACGCGGCTAA
- a CDS encoding ethanolamine ammonia-lyase subunit EutB — protein MPEPPTYHLTLGHRHFTFPDLRRVMACASPLKSGDELAGIAAGSSQEREAARQILADLPLSLFLEDLLVPYETDEVTRLIVDSHDAAAFAPVSGLSVGEFRDWLLGDEATPEALAALAPGLTPEMVAAVSKLMRVQDLILVASKVEVITRFRTTLGLRGRFSTRLQPNHPTDDPRGILASTLDGLMFGCGDAVIGINPALDSVESCVGLLRLLDDFRQQTGMPTQSCVLTHVTNTLEAMARGAPVDLVFQSVAGTQDANSGFGIDLALLDEAHAAGLELRRGADLVGGYGDNVMYFETGQGSALSANAHHGVDQGTLEARAYAVARRYRPLLVNTVVGFIGPEYLYDGKQIIRAGLEDHFCGKLLGLPMGCDICYTNHAEADGDDTDTLLTLLGAAGVTFIMGVPGADDIMLNYQSTSFHDTWYVRRMFDRPPAPEFAAWLEKVGLSRDGGLTLPGRAQLRELMGAAGG, from the coding sequence TTGCCGGAGCCGCCCACGTACCACCTGACCCTGGGCCACCGCCATTTCACCTTCCCCGATTTGCGGCGGGTGATGGCCTGCGCCAGCCCGCTCAAGTCCGGCGACGAGCTGGCGGGAATCGCGGCGGGCAGTTCCCAGGAACGCGAGGCCGCGCGGCAGATTCTGGCCGACTTGCCCCTGAGCCTGTTTTTAGAAGACCTGCTGGTTCCCTATGAGACCGACGAAGTCACGCGCCTGATCGTGGACAGCCACGACGCGGCGGCCTTTGCGCCCGTGTCTGGCCTGAGCGTGGGCGAATTCCGCGACTGGCTGCTGGGCGATGAGGCCACACCGGAAGCGCTGGCGGCCCTGGCCCCCGGCCTGACCCCCGAAATGGTGGCCGCCGTAAGCAAGCTCATGCGCGTGCAGGATTTAATTCTGGTGGCCTCCAAGGTGGAGGTGATCACACGCTTTCGCACCACGCTGGGGTTGCGGGGGCGCTTCAGCACGCGCTTGCAGCCCAACCACCCCACCGACGATCCGCGCGGCATCCTGGCCAGCACGCTGGACGGGTTGATGTTCGGCTGCGGCGACGCAGTGATCGGGATCAATCCTGCGCTGGACAGTGTTGAAAGTTGCGTGGGTTTACTGCGGCTGCTGGACGATTTCCGCCAGCAGACCGGAATGCCGACGCAGAGCTGCGTGCTGACGCACGTCACCAACACGCTGGAAGCAATGGCGCGCGGCGCTCCGGTGGATCTGGTGTTTCAGAGCGTGGCGGGAACGCAGGACGCCAACAGCGGCTTTGGTATTGATCTGGCCCTGCTGGACGAGGCGCATGCGGCGGGGCTGGAGCTGCGGCGCGGGGCAGATTTAGTCGGGGGCTACGGCGACAACGTGATGTACTTTGAAACCGGGCAGGGCAGCGCCCTGTCGGCCAACGCCCACCACGGCGTGGATCAGGGAACGCTGGAGGCCCGCGCCTATGCGGTGGCGCGACGCTACCGCCCGCTGCTGGTCAATACCGTGGTGGGGTTTATCGGCCCGGAGTACCTGTATGACGGCAAGCAGATCATCCGCGCGGGGCTGGAGGATCACTTTTGCGGCAAGTTGCTGGGCCTGCCGATGGGCTGCGACATCTGCTACACCAACCACGCGGAGGCCGATGGAGACGACACCGACACCCTGTTGACCCTGCTGGGCGCGGCAGGGGTGACCTTCATCATGGGTGTGCCAGGGGCGGACGACATCATGCTGAATTATCAAAGCACCAGTTTTCATGACACGTGGTACGTGCGCCGCATGTTTGACCGCCCCCCCGCGCCAGAATTTGCCGCGTGGCTGGAAAAAGTAGGGCTGAGCCGGGATGGAGGCTTGACGCTGCCGGGCCGGGCGCAACTTCGGGAGTTGATGGGAGCGGCAGGCGGATGA
- a CDS encoding MFS transporter, translated as MSRSDLAAPESPAAAESVQQRRKPTAAPLLILGLILVALNLRPPIAGFGPLLSQVQAELGVSAATLSLLTTLPLLCWGVLAPLAPLLSRRYSNETIILFATAVIGVGSVLRIGATLPVILIGTVLVGAGIALNNVLLPSLIRRDYPTRVGPMTGLYTLAVVGGAALASGVAVPLMTVLGGAWRSSMGVWIGLAVIGVVAWLPTVFGRQTHARAPVKGGPSVWQNPYALSVTLYMGFQSLVFFTWLTWVPRVLQDNGFTAAQAGLLLAFANVVQLPFTLAVPVLAARPKLLVPLAVATALVSTAGITGLLLAPLTPLPWLLLMGIGAGSTFPLALMFIAVRAANLAQVPQLSAMAQGFGYALAATGPFIFGALHDLTGDWEVPLIFLLAMTGLVLVTGVAAGRGQRELAS; from the coding sequence ATGAGCCGTTCTGACCTCGCCGCCCCTGAATCGCCTGCGGCAGCGGAGTCAGTCCAGCAACGCCGCAAGCCCACCGCCGCCCCCCTGCTCATCCTGGGGCTGATTCTGGTGGCGCTGAACCTGCGCCCGCCCATCGCCGGGTTCGGGCCGCTGCTGTCACAGGTGCAGGCCGAGTTGGGGGTCAGCGCGGCCACCCTGAGCCTGCTGACCACGCTGCCGCTGCTGTGCTGGGGCGTGCTGGCTCCGCTTGCGCCGCTGCTCAGCCGCCGCTACAGCAACGAGACCATCATCCTGTTTGCCACCGCCGTGATTGGCGTAGGAAGTGTGCTGCGGATCGGCGCGACGCTGCCCGTTATCCTCATCGGCACGGTACTGGTGGGGGCGGGCATCGCCCTGAACAACGTGCTGCTGCCCAGCCTGATCCGGCGCGACTATCCCACGCGGGTGGGGCCGATGACCGGGCTGTACACGCTGGCGGTGGTGGGCGGCGCGGCGCTGGCCTCCGGGGTGGCCGTACCGCTGATGACCGTGCTGGGCGGCGCGTGGCGCTCGTCTATGGGCGTGTGGATCGGGCTGGCCGTGATCGGCGTGGTGGCGTGGCTGCCCACCGTCTTCGGACGGCAGACTCATGCCCGCGCACCAGTCAAGGGGGGGCCGTCGGTGTGGCAGAACCCCTACGCGCTATCGGTGACGCTGTATATGGGCTTTCAGTCTCTGGTCTTTTTTACGTGGCTGACCTGGGTACCCAGGGTCTTGCAGGACAACGGCTTCACGGCGGCGCAGGCGGGGCTGCTGCTGGCATTTGCCAACGTGGTGCAACTGCCCTTCACTCTGGCGGTTCCGGTGCTGGCGGCACGGCCCAAACTTTTGGTCCCGCTGGCGGTGGCGACGGCACTGGTCAGTACGGCGGGCATCACGGGTCTGCTCCTCGCTCCGCTGACGCCCTTGCCCTGGCTGCTGCTGATGGGCATCGGCGCGGGCAGCACCTTTCCGCTGGCGCTGATGTTTATTGCCGTGCGGGCCGCCAATCTGGCACAGGTGCCGCAGCTCTCGGCGATGGCGCAGGGCTTCGGCTACGCGCTGGCGGCGACTGGTCCCTTCATCTTCGGGGCACTGCACGATCTCACGGGCGACTGGGAGGTGCCACTGATCTTCTTGCTGGCGATGACGGGTCTGGTGCTGGTGACGGGGGTGGCGGCAGGACGGGGGCAGCGGGAATTGGCTTCCTGA
- a CDS encoding bacteriorhodopsin-like, which yields MRQRLTPFTWIIATLAVLLSTALAQSQNAPVEAAKLSLSYGQFGLVYQIFSITIASMGAGFIFFVLAQQNLSPKYRPAMVVSALVVAIACYHYFRIFNSWNESYALTAGAYVATAVPFNDAYRYADWILTVPLLLVEAVAVLALATNVASGMIWRLALAAFVMIATGYPGEISGDTTTRLIWGTISTIPFIYIVYTLFVELGKSIDRQPPRVQVLTRNLRLLLFASWGFYPIAYLLPIFLGGGGLSASGVVGLQVGYSIADILAKVGFGTLIYFIALEKTAHDRSMGVTEDSTTPPATELPTRPV from the coding sequence ATGAGACAACGTTTGACCCCGTTCACCTGGATCATCGCCACCCTGGCCGTGCTGCTAAGCACCGCACTAGCACAGTCGCAAAACGCTCCAGTGGAGGCGGCCAAGCTCTCGCTGAGCTACGGGCAGTTCGGTCTGGTCTACCAGATCTTCTCGATTACCATTGCCTCGATGGGTGCAGGCTTTATCTTTTTCGTGCTGGCCCAGCAAAACCTGTCGCCCAAGTACCGCCCGGCCATGGTGGTCTCGGCGCTGGTGGTGGCGATTGCCTGCTACCACTACTTCCGCATCTTTAACTCCTGGAACGAGTCCTATGCCCTGACCGCTGGAGCTTACGTCGCCACGGCTGTCCCCTTCAACGACGCCTACCGTTATGCCGACTGGATACTGACGGTGCCGCTGCTGCTCGTGGAGGCTGTCGCAGTTCTGGCGCTTGCCACCAACGTCGCCTCGGGCATGATCTGGCGCTTGGCCCTGGCCGCCTTCGTGATGATCGCCACGGGATATCCCGGTGAAATCTCCGGCGACACCACCACCCGCCTGATCTGGGGCACCATCAGCACCATTCCGTTTATCTACATCGTGTACACGCTGTTTGTCGAACTGGGCAAGTCGATAGACCGTCAGCCGCCACGGGTGCAGGTGCTGACCCGCAATCTGCGGCTGCTGTTGTTCGCGTCATGGGGCTTCTACCCCATTGCGTACCTGCTCCCTATCTTCCTGGGGGGCGGCGGCCTGAGCGCCAGCGGCGTGGTTGGCTTGCAGGTGGGCTACAGCATCGCCGATATTCTGGCAAAAGTTGGTTTCGGCACCCTGATTTACTTTATTGCGCTGGAAAAAACCGCACATGACCGCAGTATGGGCGTCACCGAAGACAGCACCACTCCGCCAGCCACTGAACTGCCTACCCGGCCCGTTTAA
- a CDS encoding Brp/Blh family beta-carotene 15,15'-dioxygenase produces MTHFQPSKPLLTPATPQIARQRPAFLLLFAVPWAAMLGLLGLHGLFPAVLERYALVPLLLSAVLFGLPHGALDHLVPLRQGWRLTRSWTGLGLFLLAYLGVVLLYLGVWTVWPMVAYWGFLLTSALHWGHGDLDFLERRLGRARAWHSGATLLLRGSLPIVVPFLAFPDAYERLARGAAQAFHASLPAGPLWSASFSQGLTVIFVAVLLLSVADTLRCAASDRAAVTELAEVALLLLVFTQVPAELSIGLYFTLWHAWRHLGRLLELNSRPLKLRPVSLRGLRRLALDLTPITLIALGMLGGLFLWSAPRLHSAEDLTALYLALIAALTLPHALLVGVMDPAFARMVGRSRRDANS; encoded by the coding sequence GTGACCCACTTCCAGCCCTCCAAACCCCTTCTGACCCCGGCCACACCGCAGATTGCTCGCCAGCGGCCTGCGTTCCTGCTCCTGTTCGCCGTTCCCTGGGCGGCCATGCTCGGCCTGCTGGGGCTGCACGGCCTGTTTCCGGCGGTGCTGGAGCGTTACGCCCTCGTGCCGCTGCTGCTGAGCGCCGTGTTGTTCGGTCTGCCGCACGGGGCGCTGGACCATCTGGTGCCGCTGCGACAGGGCTGGCGGCTGACGAGAAGCTGGACCGGACTGGGACTGTTTCTGCTGGCTTATCTGGGCGTGGTGCTGCTGTATCTGGGCGTCTGGACCGTGTGGCCGATGGTGGCGTACTGGGGGTTTCTGCTCACTTCGGCGCTGCACTGGGGGCACGGCGATCTGGACTTTCTGGAGCGGCGGCTGGGCCGTGCCCGGGCCTGGCACAGCGGCGCAACATTGCTGCTGCGTGGCAGCTTGCCCATCGTCGTTCCGTTTCTGGCCTTCCCCGACGCCTACGAACGGCTGGCGCGCGGCGCTGCACAGGCATTCCACGCGTCCCTTCCCGCCGGGCCGCTGTGGAGTGCCAGCTTTTCCCAGGGGCTGACCGTGATTTTCGTGGCCGTGCTGCTGCTGTCGGTGGCCGACACCCTGCGCTGTGCCGCCAGTGACCGGGCCGCCGTGACCGAACTGGCCGAGGTTGCGCTGCTGCTGCTGGTGTTCACTCAGGTCCCCGCCGAGCTGTCCATCGGCCTGTATTTCACGCTGTGGCACGCCTGGCGGCATCTAGGCCGACTTCTGGAACTCAACTCCAGGCCACTCAAGCTACGGCCTGTCAGCCTGCGCGGGTTGCGACGGCTGGCGCTGGACCTGACGCCGATCACCCTGATTGCGCTGGGGATGCTCGGTGGCCTGTTCCTGTGGAGTGCGCCGCGCCTGCACAGCGCCGAGGACTTGACGGCGCTGTACCTGGCCCTGATCGCCGCCCTGACCCTGCCCCACGCCCTGCTCGTCGGCGTGATGGACCCCGCCTTTGCCCGTATGGTGGGGCGGTCCCGCCGGGACGCAAATTCCTGA
- a CDS encoding thiamine ABC transporter substrate-binding protein: MFGNSMRIQGILTAALLLAGAASAQTTLTVITHDSFDVDKKLVASFENANNAKVRFVKGGDAGELLNRLILTRRAPLADVVYGLDNSLISRAKQFDLLEPYKSPELAKVPAAYRLDDAGLLNTVDYGYVALNYDREYFQKAGLALPKSLDDLKTPQYAKLTVVASPATSSPGLAFMLATVNHYGEAGAWAWWRDARLNGLKVTRGWSDAYNKEFSRNGGRYPIVLSYASSPAAEVFYADNYDAKKLPAQAPTANLFLPGSTWLQLEGVGILKGAKQPALARKFVDFMLGKGVQADIPTRMWIYPAVGGTPLDPVFKFATEPELSAVKPGLTANPQRLVDTWVTQVLRAR; this comes from the coding sequence ATGTTTGGAAACAGTATGCGTATACAAGGTATTTTGACGGCGGCTTTACTTCTGGCGGGTGCGGCCAGCGCCCAGACCACCTTGACGGTGATCACCCACGATTCCTTTGACGTGGATAAGAAACTGGTGGCGTCCTTTGAAAACGCGAACAACGCGAAGGTGCGTTTCGTGAAGGGCGGCGACGCCGGGGAACTTCTCAACCGCCTGATCCTAACCCGCCGCGCCCCGCTGGCCGACGTGGTCTACGGCCTGGACAACAGCCTGATCAGCCGCGCAAAGCAGTTTGACCTGCTCGAGCCTTACAAGTCGCCTGAACTGGCGAAGGTTCCCGCTGCCTACCGTCTGGACGACGCGGGTCTGCTGAACACAGTGGATTACGGCTACGTGGCCCTCAACTATGACCGCGAGTACTTCCAGAAGGCGGGTCTGGCCCTGCCCAAGTCGCTGGATGACCTGAAAACCCCGCAGTACGCCAAATTGACCGTGGTGGCAAGTCCGGCCACCAGCAGCCCCGGTCTGGCTTTCATGCTTGCCACCGTCAACCATTACGGCGAGGCGGGCGCATGGGCGTGGTGGCGCGACGCCCGCCTCAACGGCCTCAAGGTCACGCGCGGCTGGAGCGACGCCTACAACAAGGAATTTAGCCGCAACGGGGGCCGCTACCCTATCGTGCTGTCGTATGCCAGCAGCCCAGCCGCCGAGGTCTTCTATGCCGACAACTATGACGCGAAGAAGCTGCCCGCGCAGGCCCCCACTGCCAATCTGTTCCTCCCTGGCAGCACCTGGCTGCAACTGGAAGGCGTGGGCATCCTGAAGGGCGCGAAGCAGCCCGCGCTGGCCCGCAAATTCGTGGACTTCATGCTGGGCAAGGGCGTGCAGGCCGACATCCCCACCCGCATGTGGATTTACCCGGCGGTGGGCGGCACACCGCTTGATCCGGTTTTCAAGTTCGCCACCGAGCCGGAACTCTCAGCCGTTAAACCCGGTCTGACGGCCAATCCGCAGCGGTTGGTGGACACCTGGGTCACTCAGGTTCTGCGGGCGCGGTAG